Proteins encoded together in one Mobula birostris isolate sMobBir1 chromosome 9, sMobBir1.hap1, whole genome shotgun sequence window:
- the jpt2 gene encoding jupiter microtubule associated homolog 2, producing the protein MTSTNTFQGLENRPNSSRVLKPPGGGSSNIFGAPEQLASKPHKMASNIFGPPEEISVPKRSNPPGGKDSGIFSEPSPVPSQQSTIPAGGRSIDIFGEPAPPTSVRTHPNKPKDTNIFSAYEENEMKDQGEQESEKKDEEKRKEPTVDDHEPHLGPRPRSHNKVTQPPGGKSTLSLF; encoded by the exons ATGACTTCGACCAATACTTTTCAGGGTTTGGAGAACCGCCCCAACTCCAG CCGAGTGCTTAAACCGCCTGGTGGTGGCTCTAGCAACATATTTGGTGCCCCTGAACAACTAGCCAGCAAACCTCACAAGATGGCATCTAATATTTTTGGACCACCAGAAGAAATCTCTGTGCCAAAAAGATCCAATCCTCcag GTGGAAAAGACAGTGGGATTTTCAGTGAACCCAGTCCTGTTCCTTCCCAGCAAAGCACCATTCCAGCTGGTGGGAGAAGTATTGATATCTTTGGAGAgccagctcctcccacttcagtTCGTACTCACCCAAACAAACCAAAG GACACCAACATATTCTCTGCAtatgaagaaaatgaaatgaaag ATCAAGGAGAacaagaaagtgaaaagaaggatgAAGAGAAACGAAAGGAGCCGACAGTGGATGATCACGAACCTCATCTGGGTCCACGCCCACGATCCCACAACAAGGTCACTCAGCCTCCTGGTGGTAAATCCACACTTTCATTGTTCTAG